GTTTCTTCCTGCGAATGAGAAACACCGATAAAGCGGCAACCGTAGCCTGTATCGGTTTCCTGCGAATCTATCGCCTGTTCTCTCAGCACCTCCGCATTAAGCTCAAGGCGTGAGCCGGACAGATTGATTATCATCAGCAATTTGTCGCCTTTAGCGAAATGCCTGCGTGTGTCTGTGCAGATGAAAAATACTCCGCCGACGTTTATATCCTTGATGTATATTTCGGCAGGCGGATCAAGCGGGGTGGGCTTGTCGTCGCCCTCCTGCATTCTGAGCGTTATAAACGCTCTTTCATTCGTTTTTATCTTGAAATATCTTCTGCGCTCTTCAAGAAGCTCCGCCTTGTCGGGTCTTAATATCACATTAAGCTGGCGGTCGGTCGATACGGATACGTTCGTCTTGTATCTGTAGCGGTCGCCGTCACGCATACGGGCAATGACGTAAACATACTGAGATGTGTCGATCTCGGGCATTCTCTTGCCCTTTATCATCAGCATATTGTCGATAATATTATCGTTAAGGTCATACATTATCGGAAAGTCGAAGTTGCTCTCGGTGTACATCAGCCGCTCACCGTCAAGCGAGGTTATCTCAAAAGAAGTAAAGTCTTCTTTCTTATAGCTCAAAAAGCACAACTCCCCTTTCCTTAAGACACGGGGAAAAGGCATTACAGCCGCACCCAACACGCCTATATTATCATTTATCATTAAGTATACAATAAATTGAACAATAAATCAAGCAGAATCGGCAGTTTTTTAGTCGGTTTTTAAAAATTCTGCGAATTGTTTAAAAAGTACAGCTTGTTTTTATACAATTTAATTAAGAAAAGTTCGTTGACTTTTGTAAGGCGGCTATAATATAATTAGTATAAGCAGAAGTTTGTCATAAGGGAGGTGCGGTAGCGGAATGTTGTTCCGCAGGGTCTATGCAGAATTTTTTTCACGCCGACACATCAAAAGCACGCACTGTCTGCGAGAAAGCAAGCGTAGCTGTCGGAGCTGTGCTTGCGCTCCCGGCGCTTCTGAGCCTTATGTCGCTGATAATACAGACAAGAAATTGGCGGACGGAGGGGTTTCTCGCCGCAGGACTTGCTATTCCTGCGATATGCGTTGCCGTGTGGCTTGCGTTCACCTTTCTTTTGTTCTTTATATGCGAAACACGGTCAAGACGTATAAAACGATGCACCTACTTCGAGATACAGAAATCCGCCGCAATTCTCAGCAGGTACGGCGGAAAAATATCGGCGGACACGGGCGGGATACAACGCAGGCTGTATATAATACCGTATGACGAGATGAAGCTGTCTGTGAAAAAAGGCAGGCTTGTCTTTACGGGGAAAATCAGGTGCTACGAGGGCGATTCTGACCGTCTGGGGTACCACATAAGGCAGGGCAAGCCTGAATTTGACAGCTGGTGGCTTAA
This window of the [Eubacterium] siraeum genome carries:
- a CDS encoding PilZ domain-containing protein; the encoded protein is MSYKKEDFTSFEITSLDGERLMYTESNFDFPIMYDLNDNIIDNMLMIKGKRMPEIDTSQYVYVIARMRDGDRYRYKTNVSVSTDRQLNVILRPDKAELLEERRRYFKIKTNERAFITLRMQEGDDKPTPLDPPAEIYIKDINVGGVFFICTDTRRHFAKGDKLLMIINLSGSRLELNAEVLREQAIDSQETDTGYGCRFIGVSHSQEETISRYIYKLQFEMLQKEREKRDMF